A window of the Leucothrix mucor DSM 2157 genome harbors these coding sequences:
- a CDS encoding STAS domain-containing protein codes for MNINLQQDNGLTTATLDETRLDASVAPDFKAAMEAIIQSGNNQLILDISRLSFMDSSSLGAMVAVLKQVGGTGKMVVLGASGAVLELFKLTRMDRIFTLSDNLESAKQHFS; via the coding sequence ATGAACATCAATTTACAACAAGACAATGGCCTGACCACTGCGACGCTTGACGAGACACGCTTGGATGCCTCAGTTGCACCCGATTTTAAGGCGGCAATGGAAGCGATTATCCAGTCAGGAAACAATCAACTGATTCTTGATATCAGCCGCTTAAGCTTTATGGACAGTAGCAGTCTGGGCGCAATGGTAGCAGTACTGAAACAAGTTGGCGGCACTGGCAAGATGGTAGTACTTGGCGCATCCGGCGCAGTACTGGAACTATTCAAGCTGACGCGTATGGATCGTATTTTTACTCTGTCAGATAACCTTGAAAGCGCTAAACAACACTTCAGCTGA
- a CDS encoding PP2C family protein-serine/threonine phosphatase yields the protein MNILIVDDAKEMRMIICHMVKKLGHTVTEAIDGEDAWEKLQEGRFEAVISDWQMPRLDGIGLCERIRAANFSHYIYIILLTGLSGKKNILDAINSGADGFASKPVNLEEIRIRLLGAQRVVTLENDIAEKNAALREAHDRIQKDLEDAAATQVSSLPDPLRLKSVKTEWFFKPAVFIGGDTFDYYQTQTDCLVFYSVDISGHGISAAMLSMSLQVSLGLKRGLYGGAVTRDRLQEIPALFAHNLNARLLEQKHDHYLTMIFGIVDLQENKIYYVQAGHPHPYWIKHKENTVAPIEINGFPVGLFEGADYETQVLQMEPGDKFILYSDGISENTSLLNNEVLEGDNLTSHFEAIKEQSAKQITETIATEWLGNDQLNKLPDDVSFLIFEFDEINNNK from the coding sequence ATGAATATTCTAATCGTAGATGACGCCAAAGAAATGCGCATGATCATATGCCATATGGTAAAAAAACTTGGCCACACAGTAACTGAGGCAATCGATGGGGAAGACGCCTGGGAGAAACTCCAGGAAGGTCGATTCGAAGCCGTAATCAGTGACTGGCAAATGCCGCGCCTTGATGGTATTGGTCTGTGCGAGCGAATTCGTGCCGCCAACTTCTCTCATTATATATACATCATTCTGTTAACCGGTCTGAGTGGCAAAAAGAACATCTTAGACGCCATTAACTCAGGCGCTGACGGCTTTGCTTCCAAGCCGGTTAATCTGGAAGAAATCCGCATTCGCTTACTGGGTGCGCAACGGGTTGTTACGCTGGAAAATGACATTGCAGAAAAAAATGCTGCACTGAGAGAGGCCCATGATCGCATCCAGAAAGACCTTGAAGATGCCGCCGCCACTCAGGTCAGTTCGTTGCCCGATCCGCTTCGTTTAAAGTCCGTAAAAACAGAGTGGTTTTTCAAGCCTGCCGTGTTTATTGGGGGTGATACGTTCGACTATTACCAAACTCAGACGGACTGTTTGGTGTTTTATAGCGTTGATATTTCCGGTCACGGAATTTCGGCGGCCATGTTATCCATGTCGCTTCAGGTATCACTGGGCTTAAAACGTGGACTGTACGGTGGCGCTGTTACACGGGATCGCTTACAGGAAATACCCGCCCTATTCGCACACAACTTGAATGCACGACTGCTTGAACAAAAACATGATCACTATCTGACTATGATTTTTGGAATCGTCGATCTGCAAGAAAACAAAATCTATTACGTGCAAGCAGGTCACCCTCACCCTTACTGGATTAAGCACAAAGAGAATACCGTTGCACCGATTGAAATAAACGGCTTTCCGGTTGGCTTGTTCGAAGGTGCCGATTACGAGACCCAAGTGCTGCAAATGGAACCTGGCGATAAATTTATCCTGTACTCCGATGGCATTAGCGAGAATACATCGCTCTTGAACAATGAAGTATTGGAGGGCGACAACCTGACCTCGCACTTTGAAGCGATTAAAGAGCAAAGCGCAAAACAAATTACAGAGACCATTGCCACTGAATGGCTCGGTAACGATCAACTAAATAAACTACCTGACGACGTCAGCTTTCTGATTTTCGAGTTCGACGAAATAAACAACAATAAATGA
- a CDS encoding DUF3131 domain-containing protein, translating to MSEQNNNNNENRRKLKRYLPLLLGTALGVGVIAWSTSKVENTTGDRDPSELFASKSAEDEAGMCAATKAVKHACFSAKSCLSEEDMKTARIAWKYYENNYQPKTGLVNAANKYPSTTMWDTGSAMAATIAAQDFGIITQKEFDDRIVALIKTLSTMKLFNNEAPNKVYNTMSGAMVDYRNQPTEDGIGVSTLDLARLVSWMNTLICKYPKFTNHANQVLSRWKYERLIKNGQMYGLARDAVTKKIRVLQEGRLGYEQYAGKVFQEVGFDQSVAADYNNDFRSGMDIYDVPIAYDSRDPRVLGAYNYVVTESYGLDAMEHGYDDVNIPLVRNIFDVQKERWKRTGIVSAISEDNVDQKPYFVYNTIFTAGLPWNTTTDRGVQYDNLKSVSTKAAMTMIALYPDDEYSKVLKEHVESAYHPDKGWYSGVYENGGGYNKAITANTNGIVLSTLLYKKYGSLFDICNACDRKLKLDEKIFELQQK from the coding sequence ATGAGTGAGCAAAATAATAATAACAACGAGAATCGCCGCAAACTTAAACGTTATCTGCCTCTTCTGCTAGGCACAGCTCTGGGAGTGGGTGTCATTGCCTGGAGTACGTCTAAGGTTGAAAACACAACGGGCGATCGTGATCCATCAGAGCTATTCGCTTCAAAATCTGCAGAAGATGAAGCAGGGATGTGTGCAGCGACTAAAGCCGTTAAGCATGCCTGCTTTAGTGCTAAGAGCTGTTTGAGCGAAGAAGATATGAAGACGGCGCGGATTGCCTGGAAGTATTACGAGAATAACTACCAGCCCAAAACAGGTCTGGTTAATGCGGCAAACAAATACCCTTCAACCACGATGTGGGATACCGGTTCTGCAATGGCAGCGACGATTGCCGCTCAGGATTTTGGGATTATCACTCAGAAAGAGTTTGATGATCGCATTGTGGCGTTGATCAAGACGTTGAGCACCATGAAGCTGTTCAATAATGAAGCTCCAAACAAGGTGTACAACACTATGTCTGGCGCAATGGTGGATTACCGAAACCAACCGACTGAGGACGGTATCGGTGTCTCTACATTGGATTTGGCGCGTTTGGTCTCTTGGATGAATACCCTAATCTGCAAATATCCCAAGTTTACCAATCACGCGAATCAGGTGTTATCACGCTGGAAATATGAGCGTTTGATTAAAAATGGCCAGATGTATGGCTTGGCACGCGATGCAGTGACTAAAAAGATCCGTGTCTTGCAGGAAGGCCGACTAGGTTATGAGCAGTATGCTGGTAAAGTATTCCAAGAAGTAGGTTTTGATCAAAGCGTTGCGGCAGATTACAACAATGACTTCCGCAGTGGTATGGATATCTATGATGTACCCATTGCTTATGATAGCCGTGACCCTCGTGTATTAGGTGCTTACAACTATGTGGTCACCGAGTCCTATGGTCTGGATGCAATGGAGCATGGTTACGATGATGTAAACATTCCACTGGTTAGAAATATTTTCGATGTTCAAAAAGAGCGTTGGAAGCGTACCGGTATTGTAAGCGCGATCTCGGAGGACAACGTTGACCAAAAGCCGTACTTTGTCTACAACACGATCTTTACTGCAGGTCTGCCATGGAATACCACAACCGACCGTGGTGTGCAGTATGACAACCTGAAGAGCGTATCCACTAAAGCGGCAATGACCATGATTGCGCTTTATCCAGATGATGAATACAGCAAGGTATTGAAAGAGCACGTTGAGAGCGCTTATCACCCTGATAAAGGCTGGTACTCCGGTGTTTACGAGAATGGTGGTGGTTACAATAAAGCGATTACTGCTAATACTAACGGCATCGTTTTGAGTACTTTGCTCTATAAAAAATACGGGTCATTGTTTGATATTTGCAACGCTTGCGATCGCAAACTTAAGCTCGACGAAAAAATCTTTGAGCTTCAACAGAAATAA